The nucleotide sequence CGCAATTAATCATATCTTTAGAAAGGTTATAGTTAAAAAGGCAGATGACGCTATGACCAAGCAAAAATCTGATAAGAAAAAATCTGGGTTCTGGACCACAGTATTAAAAGTTGAACTAGCTGACATCGCGTTTGCGGTCGACTCTATATTAGCTGCTGTAGCACTTGCAGTAGCACTTCCTGATACGGGTCTTCCTCCTATCGGTGGACTAGACGGAGGAAAGTTTATGGTAATCTTTGCTGGAGGGTTAATTGGGCTCATCATCATGCGATTTGCTGCTAACTTTTTTGTTAAACTCTTACACTCAAAGCCTGGTCTTGAAATTGCAGCCTTTTTAATCGTGGGCTGGGTAGGTGTAAAATTAGCTGTTTATACGCTTGCACATCCAGACTTAGCTATCCTTTCTGAAGGTTTCGCAAAATCACCTGAATGGAAAATCACCTTCTATATTGTACTGATCTTGATTGCAGCGGGTGGCTGGTTCTTCTCAAAAGAAAAATCACCGCTATCTCAATCTGAATAACTGTAAGAAAAAAGAGGAGCCTAAAGCTGGCTCCTCTCTCTTGTTTAACGTTTTCGAACTGAATCCCCTTCAATCAGGCTGACATTGATACGCTCATGTTCGTTTTTTTGTTTTTTAATTAAATTCAGCAGCAGCTCTGACGCGAGCGCTCCCCACTTGTGCTTGGAATAATTAATGGTCGCTAGTCTCGGCTGGATATATTGAGACACCTCAATGTTATCAAAACCGATAATATGAACATCTTCGCCAACTCGTAAATTCGTTCGGCTGAAGTAGTTATACATACCGATTGCCATCTCATCATTCAAACAGAACACGCCTACTGGCTCTGAAAATTCTTGATGAATCTGTTTCGCAGACTCTTCACCTGATGACTTGTTAAAATCACCTTGTAATTCGATGTACTCAATTTGTGAATAACGTTGAACCGCTTTTTGCACGGCCTCCAGTCGCTGCATCGCATCGAACGAAATATCAGGTCCCTTCACAACATAGATCTTTTGGTGACCCTTTTCCGCTAGATAATCAATGGCAAGTGTTGCACCAGCTTTGTTATCGAGCAGTACTTGCGAGATGT is from Fictibacillus sp. b24 and encodes:
- a CDS encoding TerC family protein gives rise to the protein MDLSILLEYGWILLVLIALEGLLAADNALVLAIMVKHLPEEQRKKALFYGLVGAFFFRFASLFAISFLVNVWQVQAIGAVYLLFIAINHIFRKVIVKKADDAMTKQKSDKKKSGFWTTVLKVELADIAFAVDSILAAVALAVALPDTGLPPIGGLDGGKFMVIFAGGLIGLIIMRFAANFFVKLLHSKPGLEIAAFLIVGWVGVKLAVYTLAHPDLAILSEGFAKSPEWKITFYIVLILIAAGGWFFSKEKSPLSQSE
- a CDS encoding LacI family DNA-binding transcriptional regulator produces the protein MVSIKDIAKQAGVSISTVSYALNGSPKVTKETSARILAIAKELNYIPSAAARSLKKRETKIIGIYLTDYSGAFYGQLLQGMMETLSENGYELIVCSGKESHRFLPERMIDGAIILDATYKTEELLSHAERGHKLVVMDRRMDHPNISQVLLDNKAGATLAIDYLAEKGHQKIYVVKGPDISFDAMQRLEAVQKAVQRYSQIEYIELQGDFNKSSGEESAKQIHQEFSEPVGVFCLNDEMAIGMYNYFSRTNLRVGEDVHIIGFDNIEVSQYIQPRLATINYSKHKWGALASELLLNLIKKQKNEHERINVSLIEGDSVRKR